AATGCGCTTTGACAAATCCATTTTTATAGCACCGCATGACAAAAGGTTATTTTCCTGTACAAATTTTCGTCTTAGTAAATTTCTTATTCTTGCTTCCAATTCCGCAAATTCAAATGGTTTAGTTAAATAATCATTCGCCCCAATATCTAAACCATTAACGATGTCATTTATGCCACTTCTTGCACTAAGGATTAAGACTTTCAGTTCTGCTTTTTCTTCTCTGATCCTTTCTAAAACCTCTAATCCGTCCATTTGCGGAAGATTCAAGTCCAGCACAATTAAGTCGTAATTTTCAACTGATGCCAATTCGTAAGCATCTTGGCCATTACAACAAGTATCGACTGCATAACCATCTATTCTAAGTCCCTCAGCAATGGCGTCCTGTAAATCCAACTCATCTTCAACAACAAGAATTCTCATATCGTAATCACCTCGTATTCGTTAGTTAAAATAGGTGTATGTTACATTTTTGTTATGCACTTATTATCACCTTATTTATTTTCTTGTTTCTGACACCAAGATACTTCCTACCTAATCGTAGTCAAACATAAAACCCCTTCCAAGTCCAGAATCGAACTCGAAAGGGGTATTTCTTCTTTGCATTCAAGGTGGGCTGTGTCACCTACAAAGTAGAGACTTACATATTGCGCCAATTTAAGTCAGTTTGTTCTGGCACGATTCTGAATTGCACTATTATCATACATATTTTTCTGATTTACTGTGTTAGTTTGTTAATGTTAACATAAGATAAAGTGTGCTCATCCGTATTAATATGGACGTTTTTTGTTTGACAAAAAAACAATGAATCTTGCCCACCCGATACCCCTAACACCATTGAATCGAAAAATGAAAACTTCGTTAAGTAGTCTTTCATCAACCAATACTTCGACGAATTTATTCTTTCACATCAATCGTTGGAGCAACCAACAACTCCCATATAATTTCTTACTGTAGTATAATCTTCCCCTTCCTCACGCCTTCTTTTAACCATCCTCCTCAAATTTTTAGTCGACGACTTTTTGATAAAGGCCATTATTTTTAATGTATTCATAGCAGGAACCTGGCAATAAATACTGCGGTTCTCCCCCCATTGCAAATTCTTGTCGAATATACGTCGAACTAATTTCCATCGCTAATCCTTTATCTAACAATTGGAATCTACCATCATCATGATTTCGCAGAATAGGTGATTTCGAAATCGTGCTCAGAATATCAATTCCATTTCTAGCCATCACGATAAATTTATTTCGACTAATTAACTCTTCTGCCAAGCGCCATTCTCCCTTTCCGATGTCCACCAACAAATCAGCACCCATAATGAAATAAAACTCTACATCAGGGAACGCTTCTTTGAAATACTCCATTGTGTAATACGTATAGTGATTACCTGGTAATACATCTAGTTCGTAATCATCCAAGATGAATTTAGGATTATTGTCAATTGCTAACTTTACCATTTCCACTCGATGCTTGTTTTGCGTTTGTAATTGTTTATCTAACCGTTTGTTTGATGAAGGTAGAAAAATAACATAGTCTAATTTTTTACGATGTGCCACTGTTGAGGCTGTCCACAAATGAACGTTGGTCACAGGGTCGAATGAAGAACCATAAACACCTATTTTCATGCCTTTTTCAAATATTTTCTCGATATCTTTCCCGGGATTTAGATCTTGAAGATGTGCTTTTAGTTTTTCTGTCTTTTGCATCATAATTCATTCCTCCAAAGTGTAAGTTTCGTATTATTGCTTACTTCCCGTTTCTTTTTGTCATTTTCGATTGATGAGTGGGAGTCAAGGGACCACCTTGCCCCTCCTCCCTATCCATTACTATTTCCCTTATGTCTTGAACCTTCATTAGCTATTCAGGTCCTGTACTTTTTCTTGTTCCTCACGAATATTTCTCATTTTATTATCCCAACATTTCTGACTTAAATCTACGGGATACTGTTCTGGATTCAAGGTACGCTTATATTCATCCCACAGGAGGTTTAAATTGTTTTTAGCATACGCTTGAATTTCGTGTATAGATGGGGACACATACACAAGCTCTCCCTTTACAAAAATGTCTTGGTGTAATTCGATCGCTTCAAAGTTCGTCACAAACTTCGAGATAAATGTATGAGTCGGGTGAAACATTTTTAATTTCTCTTCCGCTTGGGGATTCTCATCCATCATAGCAATGTAATCACCCTCGGCACGATTATTCACCGTGTTCACAATGCGATACACTTTCTTCAATCCCGGAGTTGTTACTTTCTCTGGATTTCCAGATATTTTAATTGTGTCAACCATATTCCCCTTATCATCCTCAATCGCCACCAATTTATAAACAGCACCCAGAGCTGGTTGGTCAAATGCGGTAATCACTTTTGTTCCCACACCCCACATATCAATTTTCGCTCCTTGTGCCTTCAAGTTCATAATGGTTTTTTCATCTAAGTCGTTTGAAGCAACGATTTTCGTTGTTGTAAATCCTGCTTTATCCAACATTTTTCGAGCTTCTTTTGATAAGTAAGCCAAGTCACCACTATCTAAACGAATCGCATTAAAATTAATGCTATCTCCCAGTTCTTTCGCTACTTGAATCGCTATCGGCACACCAGACCGCAACGTATCAAAAGTATCCACTAAAAACGTACACTCTTTATGACGACGAGCGTATTTATGAAATGCTTTGTATTCATCTTTATACGCTTGAACCATCGAATGTGCGTGTGTTCCAGACACAGGGATGCCAAACATCTTACCGGCTCTCACATTACTCGTTGTGGAAAATCCAGCTATATAAGCCGCTCTTGTTCCCCACACCGCCGCATCAAACTCATGTGCACGTCTCGTTCCAAATTCCATTACCGTTTGTTCTCCTGCCACTTGTTTGATACGTGCTGCTTTCGTCGCAATGAGTGTTTGATAATTCACGATATTCAAGAGAGCTGTCTCTATCAACTGAGCTTCTGCCAAATTTGCTTCCACTTGTAGAATCGGTTCATTCGCGAAAACCAATTCTCCCTCTTTCATTGATCGAATAGTTCCATTAAAGCGCACCGTTTGCAAATATGCTAGGAAATCCTCTTCATAACCTAATTCTTCTCGTAAATAAGCAATATCACTTTCCGTAAAACGATACTCTTTAATAAATTCAATGATCCGTTCCAATCCTGCAAAAATACCGTAACCCGTTTCAAAAGGCAACTTGCGAAAATAGAGTTCAAACACCGCTCGTTTGTTGTGCATATTATCTTCCCAATACGTTTCCGCCATGTTAATTTGGTACAAATCCGTGTGTAGTGCTAGCCCCTCGTCTTGATATTTTTTAGTCATTTAATTTTCCTCCTCTATAAAGGTAAATTGATTAGTTCTTGGCTGCATCATCTCTTACAACAATTCCGTTTTATTGTTCGTTTTCACAACATAAATT
This region of Sporosarcina sp. ANT_H38 genomic DNA includes:
- the nadD gene encoding nicotinate (nicotinamide) nucleotide adenylyltransferase translates to MKIGVYGSSFDPVTNVHLWTASTVAHRKKLDYVIFLPSSNKRLDKQLQTQNKHRVEMVKLAIDNNPKFILDDYELDVLPGNHYTYYTMEYFKEAFPDVEFYFIMGADLLVDIGKGEWRLAEELISRNKFIVMARNGIDILSTISKSPILRNHDDGRFQLLDKGLAMEISSTYIRQEFAMGGEPQYLLPGSCYEYIKNNGLYQKVVD
- a CDS encoding response regulator transcription factor — its product is MRILVVEDELDLQDAIAEGLRIDGYAVDTCCNGQDAYELASVENYDLIVLDLNLPQMDGLEVLERIREEKAELKVLILSARSGINDIVNGLDIGANDYLTKPFEFAELEARIRNLLRRKFVQENNLLSCGAIKMDLSKRIAFVGDNELLLTKKEFGLLEYFLLNQERVVSQEKLIEHIWDRHADSVSGAIRVHIATLRKKLKAFLNYDPIRTKIGEGYFMTKNDGDA
- a CDS encoding nicotinate phosphoribosyltransferase, with protein sequence MTKKYQDEGLALHTDLYQINMAETYWEDNMHNKRAVFELYFRKLPFETGYGIFAGLERIIEFIKEYRFTESDIAYLREELGYEEDFLAYLQTVRFNGTIRSMKEGELVFANEPILQVEANLAEAQLIETALLNIVNYQTLIATKAARIKQVAGEQTVMEFGTRRAHEFDAAVWGTRAAYIAGFSTTSNVRAGKMFGIPVSGTHAHSMVQAYKDEYKAFHKYARRHKECTFLVDTFDTLRSGVPIAIQVAKELGDSINFNAIRLDSGDLAYLSKEARKMLDKAGFTTTKIVASNDLDEKTIMNLKAQGAKIDMWGVGTKVITAFDQPALGAVYKLVAIEDDKGNMVDTIKISGNPEKVTTPGLKKVYRIVNTVNNRAEGDYIAMMDENPQAEEKLKMFHPTHTFISKFVTNFEAIELHQDIFVKGELVYVSPSIHEIQAYAKNNLNLLWDEYKRTLNPEQYPVDLSQKCWDNKMRNIREEQEKVQDLNS